The segment CCCGCCGCTTTCGGGCAGTCTGCCAGAGGGCTGCAGCAACCGGGATTAAAAGCACCAGGTAGCTTCCCAGGACGTTGGGGCTCCCGATCCAGGAGTAGACGCGTGTCCGCACTCCCGCCTCGGCCTGGTCGACCCAGCTGGCGGGGATGGGAACCCCCGCGATGTACTGGTAGATCCCGTGCAGGGCGATGATGCCGGCGACCAGCACGAAGCTCCACAGGAGAGCCTCCTTCTGCCTCCGGTTGAGGGGGAGGCGGGTTGCCAGGAAATACCAGAGGCAGTACTGGAAGGTGGCGCGGAACCCGTCCAGCGCGATTTCCGGCTCCGGCGCCCTGAGGAGATAGAGCAGCACTCCCGTCCCCAGAAAGAGGAGCAGGGGGAGATCGAGGGGGGTGAAGAGGGGCGGCGTCTCCCTGAAAAGAGTGAGGCGCGCCAGGATCAGGGCTGCGGTCAGGGCAAAGAGGAGTTCATCCCAGAGCCCGGCCAGACCGGCAAGGCCGGGAGTGTTTCTCAAGATGTAGTCGATCAGGGGGTAGGCCCCGGCGAGGATCAGCACGAGGTGAGCCTGTCCGGTAAGGGCGCCCAGGGCGCGCCGCGTGATGCTCCCCGCCCCAAACCGGGCCGGCAGCGCTCCTCCCCGCCGGAGGAGCAGGGCAAGGGCGCGCCCCGTCCCCGCCAGGATCCGGTAGGTGATGGTTTCTTGAAAAAAGCGGGACTGGGCGGCCAGTTCGGGGCCCAGCAGGAAAAGGGAGAGGCGGCTGCTGCGCCAGGCCGCGCCCAGGCTCCGGGCGCAGGCGGAGGCGCAGGCGGCAAAGCAGCTTTCTTCCCAGCACCGGGCGATTTTCTGGAAGCGGGATATGTTCACGGTGTCCTTGAACCCCCTTAAAGCAGTTTTAGAAGGCCTTCCGGCGGCCGGCTCCCGGGAAGCGGCGGGCGGCAGGCAGGGCGGGCCAGTGGAGGTGGCAGCAGGTGGAGAAGACAACAGGGCTCCGGGTGGTTCACATCATCGGGGGCGGAGAAATCGGAGGCGCGGAGCAGCACGTCCTGCGCCTTGCGGCGCGCCTCCCCCAGGCCGGCTTTGAAGCCCGCGTCATCTGCCTCTTTCCGGCCCCTTTTTACCAGGTGCTCCAGGAGGCAGGGATTCCGGCGCACGTGGTCCCGATGCGCCACCGCCTGGACTTCCGCGCCCTCCTGCGCCTGACAGGGCTGCTCCGGGAGCTGCGGCCCCAGATCCTCCACACCCACGGGGTGCGGGCAAACCTGGTGGGGCGCCTTGCGGCGCGCCGGGCGGGCGTTCCGGTGGTGGTGACGACGGTGCACAGCGTTCTCGCCCACGACTATCCCGCGTTCTTCAGCCGCCTTGCCAACAGCATCACGGAGCGGGGCACCTCTTTTCTCACCGACCGCTTCATCGCGGTCTCCCGGTTTATTAAAGATTACCTGCTGGCCGCAGGAGTCCCTCCCGCAAAGGTTGCGGTCATCTACAACGGGATCGAGCCCGGGGCCTGGCAGCGCTGGGCCGGGGATGCCTCCTTTCGCCTCCGCTGGGGGATCGACCCCGCAGCCCCGCTCTTCGGGATCGTGGCCCGGCTGCATCCCGTGAAGGGACACCGCTACTTCCTGGAGGCGGCAAGGGAAGTTGCCGCCCGGTTCCCCGAGGCCCGCTTTGTGGTCGTCGGGAGCGGCTTCTTCTGGCGCGAGGTTGACGCCCTGATCAGGGCCTGCGGCCTGGAGGGGAGGTGCATTCGCACCGGCTTTCAGCAGGAGA is part of the Bacillota bacterium genome and harbors:
- a CDS encoding polymerase, producing the protein MNISRFQKIARCWEESCFAACASACARSLGAAWRSSRLSLFLLGPELAAQSRFFQETITYRILAGTGRALALLLRRGGALPARFGAGSITRRALGALTGQAHLVLILAGAYPLIDYILRNTPGLAGLAGLWDELLFALTAALILARLTLFRETPPLFTPLDLPLLLFLGTGVLLYLLRAPEPEIALDGFRATFQYCLWYFLATRLPLNRRQKEALLWSFVLVAGIIALHGIYQYIAGVPIPASWVDQAEAGVRTRVYSWIGSPNVLGSYLVLLIPVAAALWQTARKRRARLLLGGLLLAMLACLVFTFSRGAWLAFLAAALLYGTLQDRRLLALILAGAILLPAVSPGVANRLQYTFSSKYVESSQRGGRMARWEQALDRFLAHPATGVGLGRFGGATAARFQIPGTFYVDNYYLKLAVETGVLGLGAFLWLLLNAVRYLSGSIRESALDPVRRAYACGITAGLLGVLAHNCVENIFEVPMMQTLFWILLGLARHLPESGPAPGGAAHLPTPVGETGVKNT
- a CDS encoding glycosyltransferase — encoded protein: MEKTTGLRVVHIIGGGEIGGAEQHVLRLAARLPQAGFEARVICLFPAPFYQVLQEAGIPAHVVPMRHRLDFRALLRLTGLLRELRPQILHTHGVRANLVGRLAARRAGVPVVVTTVHSVLAHDYPAFFSRLANSITERGTSFLTDRFIAVSRFIKDYLLAAGVPPAKVAVIYNGIEPGAWQRWAGDASFRLRWGIDPAAPLFGIVARLHPVKGHRYFLEAAREVAARFPEARFVVVGSGFFWREVDALIRACGLEGRCIRTGFQQEIGPVYAALDCLVVSSLSEGFGLTALEALALGKPVIATRVGALPEVIADGETGLLVPPADSAALARAMCRILEDAAGARRLGEAGRRLVEEKFSLAQTVAETARLYRSLLAPCP